From Candidatus Pedobacter colombiensis, one genomic window encodes:
- a CDS encoding aminopeptidase family protein P — MTYQEKLAQIRHQMKADNVQAYIIPSADPHISEYLPKHYKCIPFTSGFRGSAGTLVITHDHAGLWTDFRYFEQAVDELKDSGFELMKQKVQHAPEYIQWLVEKLDKGGVVAADDKLLSILLGDLLTQQFAVKEISLTSKDYLSPIWENRPPLPSEKAFLIDDKHIGQSVKSKLAQVRTTLKKQGASHHLISSLDDLAWLFNIRGKDVNYNPVVLSFALINQDHATLYMDVDKLSHEEKENLLNNGVEVLPYAAIEQAISNIPANSSIFIDPKRNCFAFYKLIPASVRIIKDTNPTTNLKAVKNETELANTRAAMLKDGVAITRFLKWLSENIGKTTITELSAAAELRKFREQQEGFIGDSFNTISAYKAHGALPHYAASAESNVEVKAEGLFLVDSGGQYFYGTTDITRTIPMGNNTEEESTDYTLVLKGMIDGCKVRFPKGTCGYQIDAITRKPLWDYAINYGHGTGHGVGYFLNVHEGPQVFNPTANPVAVELGMITSVEPGVYRPGKHGIRIENLVNTIADVSNEFNEFYAFEALTIAPISTKIVKKELLEQSQIDWLNGYNALVFEKLSPLLNADETAWLKAETAQIK; from the coding sequence ATGACTTATCAGGAAAAACTAGCGCAAATACGGCATCAAATGAAGGCCGATAACGTACAGGCTTACATTATTCCATCTGCCGACCCTCATATTAGTGAGTACTTGCCGAAACATTATAAGTGCATCCCTTTCACATCCGGTTTTAGGGGATCAGCAGGAACATTAGTGATTACTCATGATCATGCGGGTTTGTGGACCGACTTCCGCTATTTTGAGCAAGCCGTTGATGAACTAAAGGATAGTGGCTTTGAGTTGATGAAGCAAAAAGTTCAACACGCCCCGGAATATATTCAGTGGTTAGTTGAAAAGTTAGATAAGGGTGGTGTAGTGGCTGCTGATGATAAATTATTATCTATTTTGCTGGGTGATCTGCTTACTCAACAGTTCGCTGTTAAAGAAATTAGTCTGACCAGCAAAGATTATTTAAGCCCTATCTGGGAAAACCGCCCGCCATTACCTTCAGAAAAAGCATTTCTAATTGACGATAAGCACATCGGTCAGTCTGTCAAATCTAAACTGGCACAGGTAAGAACTACTTTAAAAAAACAGGGCGCAAGCCATCACCTGATCTCCTCTCTGGACGACCTGGCATGGCTGTTTAACATCCGCGGAAAAGATGTTAACTATAATCCTGTTGTATTAAGTTTCGCGCTGATCAACCAGGATCATGCGACTCTATATATGGATGTAGATAAACTTAGCCACGAAGAAAAAGAAAACCTATTGAATAATGGTGTTGAGGTATTGCCTTATGCAGCTATTGAGCAGGCCATCTCAAATATTCCAGCCAATAGTTCAATCTTTATAGATCCAAAAAGAAATTGCTTTGCCTTTTATAAATTAATTCCTGCTTCTGTTAGGATTATCAAAGACACCAATCCTACAACAAACTTAAAGGCTGTTAAAAATGAGACTGAGTTAGCCAATACCAGAGCAGCAATGCTTAAAGATGGAGTAGCCATTACCCGTTTCTTAAAATGGCTTTCAGAAAACATCGGAAAAACAACGATTACAGAACTTTCTGCCGCTGCTGAACTACGTAAGTTTAGAGAACAACAAGAAGGTTTTATAGGGGATAGCTTTAACACCATCAGCGCTTATAAAGCACACGGAGCCTTACCACATTATGCTGCATCAGCAGAAAGCAATGTTGAAGTAAAAGCGGAAGGCTTATTCCTGGTAGATTCAGGAGGTCAGTACTTTTATGGAACAACCGATATCACCCGTACCATCCCTATGGGAAACAATACAGAAGAGGAAAGTACGGATTATACTTTGGTCTTAAAGGGTATGATTGATGGTTGTAAAGTACGTTTCCCTAAAGGTACTTGCGGTTATCAGATTGATGCCATCACAAGAAAGCCATTATGGGATTACGCCATTAATTACGGACATGGAACAGGCCACGGTGTGGGTTATTTCTTAAATGTACATGAAGGACCTCAGGTGTTTAACCCTACTGCTAACCCTGTAGCGGTTGAATTGGGGATGATCACTTCTGTTGAACCTGGCGTTTACCGTCCGGGCAAACACGGTATTCGCATAGAAAATCTGGTAAATACCATCGCCGATGTAAGCAATGAATTTAATGAGTTCTATGCTTTTGAAGCTTTAACCATCGCGCCTATAAGCACTAAAATTGTAAAGAAAGAATTGCTGGAGCAATCACAAATTGATTGGTTAAACGGCTACAATGCTTTAGTATTTGAAAAACTAAGTCCATTATTGAATGCGGATGAAACAGCCTGGTTGAAGGCAGAAACAGCACAAATTAAGTAA
- a CDS encoding two-component regulator propeller domain-containing protein, giving the protein MKCLCKFYFTVLLIITANISHAFERQGPIQFYFQQFDNRNGLSNSAVNVVFQDKDQLLWVGTWDGLNMYDGTDFRVFNYNSENPNGSIGNNVIQDIKEDKSANIWISTIGGITRFEKVTGKFFPYFYNQATKRSIAEKEYELAVAKDGTVFCYSKTYGLSRFDRAANQFKRISSPVGNNQVVKMESTEGGLMWFLQNDGTLMACKTNPSGLSLVKKIKHQSLISNFFPVNNRIFFTDDEGNLWTVDERQFVLQKVGSSPGSIKSMKYYQSNYIIAWDGQGIGVFDQNFKPAALMEQEVKQLANTRVTTIESAKDGVLWIGTDGNGLIKIYPKINYFGLVNKNNLNDLNKPVRAFAEVDGNLWVGTKGRGIVILNDFLARFALQPSKEGLNTTNGLENNSVYALKKGIEPYVYIGTDGSGIGIYDLITKRSLSWSDVLGTAALPAFGSVYAILQDRDSSLWLGTSGSGLIHLKLTQNNQGVLSVKYFRQYLSGTANGPANDIIYALSNGDEENLWIACRYGGLSMLNKKTGRFKTFKAVSSPNGLSNNDVLSLYRDAQKRLWIGTSYGLNMLSYEESLKGKPIFKRFTMNEGLPNNTIHAIEGANSGSIWISTNRGLARLNPDNGAVANFRESDGLQSNEFSDGAVWKSSQGLLFFGGIYGFNYFVPERITGNKQQPNLLISGIQMGGKNLDENRLEVIKTTRSEIPEYTLARKSNFFQLSLKPMSFLNEAKNELAYRLVGLDKTWNYSGAVGTILYNNIPPGNYTLQVRWSNGEGVWTAGISVFKLHVEQYFWLTYPALFAYLLVFGASGYAFHVYRKNKLQMKYQLQMEHLLREKDEEEHQQRLNFFTNIAHEIQTPLTMIMGSVELLKNKEHNYFISIVHQHTARLTYLVQQLLEFRKAEAGYLKKHDDYVDISKMLDSLSELFVPASNKNNQKYIRTIQEGIAGFIDKDKFEKVQFNLLSNAFKHVGRDETIKFEVTFDPAESILSVSVSNSGCTLKAEHLEQIFNKFYVSNEQQTEKFSTGIGLAFTKELATLMGADIKVSLQNDWIDFRVKLQLATVEGKDAKVITSAPSALYESLVQVYEQPEMSTAEAENKNSLIDDLQQSDKPSILLVEDEPELRYLIKNVLKDQYVIYEAGTGVEAQAFLQKTLPALIISDVMMPDMNGLELCRVVKQTPAWAQIPFVILSARGSEDNKAEGYELGADAYIPKPFQINYLHVRIRKLLDYRARMQSLIKDQHITNQFMDADIADTDKKFLESLLKVIENNLNEPELNASTIEDALAISKMQLYRRLKSLAGMTPAEFIKRIRLKHAADMLIASQYTVSEIFYRTGFNNKSYFFREFKKIYHCAPNEYRQQQYEENPTTL; this is encoded by the coding sequence ATGAAGTGCCTTTGTAAGTTTTATTTCACGGTTCTTTTAATCATTACGGCAAACATCAGTCATGCCTTCGAGCGTCAGGGTCCCATACAGTTTTACTTCCAGCAATTTGATAACCGAAATGGTTTGTCGAACAGCGCTGTAAATGTGGTTTTTCAGGATAAAGACCAGCTGTTATGGGTTGGTACCTGGGATGGCTTAAATATGTATGATGGAACAGACTTCAGGGTTTTTAATTACAATAGCGAAAACCCCAACGGTAGCATTGGGAATAATGTGATACAGGACATTAAGGAAGATAAAAGCGCAAATATCTGGATCAGTACCATTGGTGGGATTACCCGTTTTGAAAAAGTTACAGGTAAGTTTTTTCCATATTTTTATAATCAGGCTACAAAAAGAAGTATCGCTGAAAAGGAGTATGAACTGGCAGTAGCTAAAGATGGAACTGTTTTTTGCTATAGTAAAACCTATGGTTTAAGCCGGTTTGATAGAGCTGCAAACCAATTTAAGCGGATCTCTTCCCCGGTGGGGAACAACCAGGTTGTAAAAATGGAAAGTACTGAAGGTGGATTGATGTGGTTTCTTCAGAATGATGGGACATTGATGGCCTGCAAAACCAATCCATCAGGATTAAGTCTGGTCAAAAAAATAAAACATCAAAGTCTGATCAGCAATTTTTTTCCTGTAAACAATAGGATTTTCTTTACTGATGACGAAGGAAATTTGTGGACTGTGGACGAGCGTCAGTTTGTGCTCCAAAAAGTAGGTAGCTCGCCGGGAAGTATTAAATCCATGAAGTATTACCAATCCAATTATATCATCGCCTGGGACGGGCAGGGGATTGGGGTGTTCGATCAAAACTTTAAGCCGGCTGCGCTGATGGAGCAAGAGGTAAAACAATTGGCCAATACAAGGGTAACTACAATTGAATCTGCAAAAGATGGCGTATTGTGGATTGGAACTGATGGTAATGGATTGATTAAGATTTATCCAAAGATCAATTACTTTGGATTGGTCAATAAGAATAACCTCAATGACTTAAATAAGCCTGTCAGGGCTTTTGCCGAGGTAGATGGAAATTTATGGGTAGGAACCAAAGGCAGGGGGATTGTGATCTTAAATGATTTCTTAGCTCGTTTTGCGTTACAGCCTTCCAAAGAGGGCCTAAATACAACCAATGGACTTGAAAATAATTCCGTTTATGCTTTAAAAAAAGGCATTGAACCTTATGTCTACATAGGTACAGATGGAAGTGGAATAGGGATTTATGACTTGATAACAAAGCGTAGCCTGAGCTGGTCTGATGTTTTGGGCACAGCGGCATTACCTGCATTTGGCTCTGTATATGCTATTTTACAGGATAGAGATAGCTCTTTGTGGCTGGGGACCAGCGGAAGTGGGCTTATTCATTTAAAATTAACCCAAAATAACCAGGGTGTCTTAAGCGTAAAATACTTCCGTCAATATCTTTCTGGGACAGCAAATGGGCCTGCTAATGATATTATTTACGCCTTGAGCAATGGTGATGAGGAGAACCTTTGGATCGCTTGCAGGTATGGGGGATTAAGTATGCTGAATAAGAAGACCGGCCGGTTTAAAACCTTCAAAGCGGTTTCCTCACCAAACGGCCTTTCTAATAATGACGTGCTATCCTTATATAGGGATGCACAAAAAAGGTTATGGATAGGGACCAGTTACGGTTTAAATATGTTGAGCTATGAAGAGTCTTTAAAAGGCAAGCCCATATTTAAGCGCTTTACGATGAATGAGGGCTTGCCAAATAATACCATTCACGCTATTGAGGGTGCAAATTCCGGAAGTATTTGGATCAGCACGAATAGGGGCCTGGCTCGGTTAAACCCCGATAATGGTGCCGTGGCCAACTTTAGGGAGAGTGATGGCTTACAAAGTAATGAGTTTAGTGACGGTGCAGTTTGGAAATCGTCCCAGGGCTTGCTCTTTTTTGGGGGGATTTATGGCTTTAATTATTTTGTTCCCGAACGGATTACAGGTAATAAACAGCAACCCAATTTACTGATCTCTGGAATCCAGATGGGCGGTAAAAATCTGGATGAAAATAGGTTGGAGGTGATAAAAACTACCCGATCAGAAATTCCTGAATATACGCTGGCGCGTAAAAGCAATTTCTTCCAGTTAAGTCTGAAGCCAATGAGCTTTTTGAATGAAGCTAAGAATGAACTTGCATACCGACTGGTGGGCCTGGATAAGACATGGAACTATTCGGGGGCCGTGGGTACAATTCTATACAACAACATACCGCCGGGTAATTATACGCTTCAGGTGAGGTGGAGCAATGGGGAAGGCGTTTGGACAGCCGGAATAAGTGTATTTAAATTGCATGTTGAGCAATACTTTTGGCTAACCTACCCGGCCTTATTTGCTTACCTTTTGGTGTTCGGGGCATCTGGCTATGCTTTTCACGTATACCGTAAAAACAAACTGCAGATGAAATACCAATTGCAGATGGAGCATTTGTTACGTGAAAAGGATGAGGAAGAACATCAACAGCGTTTAAATTTCTTTACCAATATTGCACACGAAATCCAGACACCATTAACAATGATAATGGGTTCTGTAGAATTGCTCAAAAATAAAGAGCACAACTATTTTATTTCTATTGTCCATCAGCACACAGCCCGGTTAACCTACCTGGTGCAACAGCTGCTGGAGTTTAGGAAGGCGGAGGCCGGTTACCTGAAAAAGCATGATGATTATGTCGACATCAGCAAGATGTTGGATAGTCTTTCTGAACTGTTTGTCCCTGCCAGCAACAAAAACAATCAAAAATATATCAGAACGATTCAGGAGGGAATTGCGGGTTTTATTGATAAGGATAAGTTTGAAAAGGTTCAGTTTAACCTCTTGTCTAATGCCTTTAAGCACGTGGGGCGCGATGAAACGATTAAGTTTGAAGTGACCTTCGATCCAGCAGAAAGCATCCTGAGCGTGAGTGTTTCCAATTCTGGTTGTACCCTGAAAGCGGAACATTTGGAACAAATCTTCAATAAGTTCTATGTCAGCAATGAGCAGCAAACAGAAAAGTTTAGTACAGGTATAGGTCTGGCCTTTACGAAAGAACTGGCTACTTTGATGGGGGCAGATATTAAGGTTAGTCTACAAAATGACTGGATAGATTTTAGGGTAAAGCTACAGCTGGCCACGGTTGAAGGTAAGGATGCAAAGGTCATTACCTCTGCTCCCTCTGCATTGTATGAATCATTGGTGCAGGTTTATGAGCAACCAGAAATGAGTACTGCGGAAGCAGAAAATAAAAATAGCCTGATTGATGACCTGCAGCAGTCGGATAAGCCCAGTATTTTATTGGTCGAGGATGAACCAGAGCTCCGGTACCTGATTAAAAACGTATTGAAAGATCAGTATGTAATCTACGAGGCGGGTACGGGTGTGGAAGCGCAGGCTTTTTTACAGAAAACACTGCCAGCCTTGATCATCAGCGATGTGATGATGCCCGATATGAATGGGCTAGAGCTCTGCCGGGTAGTGAAACAAACGCCAGCATGGGCGCAGATTCCTTTTGTAATTTTATCGGCAAGGGGCTCTGAAGACAATAAAGCGGAAGGTTATGAACTGGGTGCCGATGCCTATATTCCTAAACCTTTTCAGATCAATTACCTCCATGTGAGGATTCGTAAGTTGTTAGACTACCGGGCCAGAATGCAAAGCTTGATTAAAGATCAGCATATTACCAACCAGTTTATGGATGCTGATATTGCAGATACGGATAAGAAATTTCTGGAAAGCCTGCTAAAGGTGATTGAAAATAATTTAAATGAGCCTGAACTGAATGCTTCGACCATAGAAGATGCATTAGCGATCAGTAAAATGCAATTGTATCGCAGATTAAAATCGCTGGCCGGAATGACACCTGCAGAGTTCATCAAAAGGATCCGTTTAAAGCATGCCGCAGATATGCTGATTGCCTCACAGTATACCGTTTCTGAAATTTTTTACCGCACCGGTTTCAACAATAAATCTTATTTCTTCAGAGAGTTTAAAAAGATTTACCATTGCGCGCCAAATGAGTATCGGCAGCAGCAATACGAAGAGAATCCAACTACTTTGTAA
- a CDS encoding TonB-dependent receptor: MKVKINHVWLILLVIAFSSQSLHAQTKVSGTVRDENNQPFPGVIVQQLNTQNKTATDANGKYVLTLHDGAKSLVFSYVGYTSLTLPYDGAGALNTALKPLASDLNEVVIMGYTTQRKSIISGAVGTLNMEDAEKRRVADVAQVLQGQVAGVQVTQSTGAPGDPISIRIRGVTTNGDNNPLFIVDGIPSRDITFLNPADIKTLTVLKDASSAAMYGSRAAAGVVVITTKMGVIGTSKLDVNYYNGIQQAVNLPKMLNATQYMDKMEEAWNNSNFTGQNPYTKDKGRADFANTNWLDELFVLGHSQNSQLTASGGSEKVQYLISGAYYKQNGIVIYDNDQFQRIDFRTNINANLTNRLAIGTNLQLSYTIQDKLSSEGDAPGIMRHAMIRPPIIPVYKSVTDPTYNPDDPFTDLPFYTTPWNSDANHYEFSANPIALAKYANDKRSNYKTFGSFFGEYSFLRDKELKFRTMIGVDLNMSHNKAFFKNFGDPDGGGNSVDAGLGRQNRPNQLAEERAQSFTFTWNNTLNYHKKIDKHEISALVGSEYISNYASGISASRTRYAYDRSTFQYIDYGSTSTTLADGTVVNDLWNGGSASEWALLSFFGSATYIYDSRYVLTGNLRADGSSRFGPNNRWGYFPSVSAAWIISQERFMKSVDWISNLKLRVSSGKLGNQEIDDFAYLTTLKKDGDKYVVKRYGNPDLKWETTTQNDVGFDVGFLNDKFSFSADYFMKKTTGILLPVFLPKIAGDVLPTIVNAGEVTNKGFEFTLGFKNNANAFKYHIDANMATVKNVAMLDPNFPGLGTRPINSFYGRKMIGIYQNEAEIINYLFGTPNPLDAVKPGDVKFADLNGDGRITDDDQTYLGNSIPKFSYGLNVGGSFKGFDLSIFFQGVQGVDKYNDLKKITDFDTRPFNHSTRVLEAWHGEGTSNTMPRTTFNDNGSSKASSLFVEDASYLRLKNVELGYSFNPAFFNVIGVKGLRIYASAQNLFTITKYTGLDPESTNESTNLMDQGTYPQSRAFLFGVNVKF, from the coding sequence ATGAAAGTAAAAATCAACCATGTGTGGCTCATCTTGCTAGTTATAGCATTTTCAAGCCAAAGCCTCCACGCTCAGACTAAGGTGTCTGGAACGGTTAGAGACGAAAATAATCAGCCTTTTCCGGGTGTTATTGTTCAGCAATTGAATACGCAGAACAAAACAGCTACTGATGCCAATGGAAAGTATGTGCTTACCTTACATGATGGTGCAAAGTCATTGGTGTTCAGTTATGTGGGGTATACTTCTTTAACACTCCCTTATGATGGTGCGGGCGCTTTAAATACCGCACTGAAACCACTGGCTTCTGATTTAAATGAAGTAGTGATCATGGGGTATACCACGCAACGTAAATCAATTATTTCCGGTGCAGTTGGTACGTTGAATATGGAAGATGCAGAAAAGCGACGTGTGGCTGATGTGGCTCAGGTATTGCAGGGACAGGTGGCAGGGGTTCAGGTTACCCAAAGTACTGGTGCTCCGGGCGATCCCATCAGTATTCGAATTCGTGGTGTAACTACTAATGGTGATAACAATCCATTGTTTATCGTGGATGGAATTCCATCAAGGGACATTACTTTTTTGAATCCTGCAGATATAAAAACACTGACCGTGTTAAAGGATGCATCCTCGGCGGCTATGTATGGTTCCAGAGCTGCTGCGGGAGTGGTTGTCATTACGACCAAAATGGGGGTAATCGGAACCAGTAAATTGGATGTTAATTATTACAATGGCATCCAGCAGGCTGTGAATCTGCCAAAAATGCTGAATGCCACTCAATACATGGATAAAATGGAGGAGGCCTGGAACAATTCAAATTTTACAGGTCAGAATCCATATACAAAAGATAAAGGGCGGGCAGATTTTGCGAATACGAATTGGTTAGATGAATTATTTGTATTGGGACACTCGCAAAATTCACAGTTAACAGCAAGCGGTGGCAGTGAAAAGGTGCAGTATCTGATTTCGGGTGCCTATTACAAGCAAAATGGAATTGTAATCTATGATAATGACCAATTTCAACGCATAGACTTCAGGACAAATATCAATGCCAATTTAACAAACCGCCTGGCAATAGGTACCAATTTACAGCTTTCTTATACCATTCAGGACAAACTTTCTTCTGAGGGCGATGCACCTGGAATTATGCGCCATGCCATGATCAGGCCGCCAATCATTCCGGTTTATAAAAGTGTAACTGATCCTACCTATAATCCGGACGATCCTTTTACTGATTTGCCTTTTTATACTACGCCATGGAATAGCGATGCTAACCACTATGAGTTTAGCGCCAATCCGATTGCATTGGCAAAGTATGCTAACGACAAAAGATCAAATTATAAAACCTTTGGTAGTTTTTTTGGAGAGTATTCCTTTCTACGCGATAAGGAGCTTAAGTTCAGGACAATGATAGGGGTTGATTTAAATATGAGTCATAATAAAGCATTCTTTAAAAACTTTGGAGACCCTGATGGTGGCGGAAATTCTGTCGATGCTGGCTTAGGTCGTCAAAATCGCCCAAATCAATTGGCAGAAGAGCGGGCTCAGTCGTTCACTTTCACATGGAACAATACCTTGAATTATCATAAAAAAATCGATAAACATGAAATCAGTGCATTGGTGGGAAGCGAGTATATTTCAAATTATGCGTCCGGGATATCCGCTTCAAGAACAAGGTACGCGTATGACCGCTCAACCTTTCAGTATATTGATTATGGCTCTACATCAACTACTTTAGCAGATGGCACGGTAGTGAACGACCTTTGGAATGGAGGTTCTGCATCGGAGTGGGCACTTTTATCCTTCTTTGGTTCGGCAACATATATTTATGATAGCCGCTATGTGCTTACTGGTAATTTAAGAGCAGACGGTTCCTCCCGTTTCGGTCCAAACAACAGATGGGGATACTTCCCTTCCGTTTCTGCCGCATGGATTATTTCTCAGGAACGCTTTATGAAAAGTGTCGATTGGATATCAAATTTAAAACTCAGAGTTAGCAGCGGAAAGTTGGGTAACCAGGAGATAGATGACTTCGCTTATCTGACTACCCTTAAAAAGGATGGGGATAAGTATGTGGTAAAACGCTATGGAAATCCGGATTTGAAATGGGAAACCACAACGCAAAACGATGTCGGTTTTGATGTTGGTTTTTTGAATGACAAGTTTAGCTTTTCGGCAGATTACTTTATGAAAAAAACTACAGGTATTTTATTGCCCGTCTTCTTACCTAAAATTGCGGGAGATGTGCTTCCAACGATTGTAAACGCAGGTGAAGTCACCAATAAAGGATTTGAGTTTACGCTGGGTTTTAAAAATAATGCAAATGCTTTTAAATATCATATAGATGCCAATATGGCAACGGTGAAGAATGTCGCGATGCTGGATCCTAATTTCCCGGGTTTGGGAACAAGGCCAATCAACTCGTTTTATGGCCGGAAGATGATTGGAATTTACCAAAATGAGGCTGAAATAATTAATTATTTATTTGGTACGCCAAACCCGCTGGATGCTGTTAAACCGGGTGACGTGAAGTTCGCCGATTTGAATGGGGATGGAAGAATAACCGATGATGACCAGACCTATCTGGGGAATTCGATTCCTAAATTCTCTTATGGCTTAAATGTGGGCGGTAGCTTTAAAGGTTTTGACCTTTCCATTTTCTTTCAGGGGGTGCAAGGCGTTGATAAATACAACGACTTGAAAAAGATTACCGATTTTGATACACGTCCCTTTAATCACAGTACCCGGGTTCTGGAGGCCTGGCATGGCGAAGGAACGAGCAATACCATGCCTCGTACTACCTTTAATGACAATGGCAGTAGTAAAGCGTCCAGCCTTTTTGTAGAGGATGCTTCTTATTTGCGCCTTAAGAATGTGGAATTGGGGTATTCATTTAATCCGGCGTTTTTTAACGTGATCGGAGTTAAAGGGCTGCGCATTTACGCCTCTGCTCAAAATCTCTTTACCATTACGAAGTACACAGGGTTAGATCCCGAATCTACCAACGAAAGTACCAATCTAATGGATCAGGGGACTTACCCGCAATCCAGGGCATTTCTATTTGGCGTAAATGTTAAGTTTTAA
- a CDS encoding RagB/SusD family nutrient uptake outer membrane protein, whose protein sequence is MKSIYKILAILLILVGASCKKELYKEPIGELTPDQINTDPKLSTVTYSVSSSYQLLSSTLNILGNWRWDDGTVTRNDFVLQDMASGDVQKKWNPDGDQPWMDDIASFNFTPGNAAFNGQWSYDYEGITRANLAISYLTDMDVVAKVGLNEALRVRLLGEVYFLRAFYYFDLVNNFGGVPLLLKPLKNFQDAYAVAKRESAENVWAQISSDLTNAKGLLPNSKFSSDSERWRASKGAVMALQAKVALYNQKWADVVSIINEMETLNFYDLNTNYFDNFRVESEFTDKEVIFAFDHQSGKTPPAGNGLCALLDWGFIAPTANFLAEFETNDPRLLYTVNVPDHNVNKILGTLNGTHKGNEDAPGNKIYIRWADVLLWKAEALNETGSTGDAIILINRIRARARNTVIATGGTPPAGTLPDRPVSTDKAQIKNWLIHERRVELGFEGQRFLDLKRWKMAKQVLSALGKNFQDYNYLYPIPQGEVSNSGGTITQNPNY, encoded by the coding sequence ATGAAATCGATCTATAAAATATTGGCAATCTTACTGATTTTAGTAGGAGCCAGCTGCAAGAAGGAGTTATATAAAGAACCAATAGGGGAATTAACACCGGATCAAATCAATACCGACCCCAAATTGAGTACTGTAACTTATTCCGTTTCCTCTTCCTATCAATTGCTTTCCAGTACTTTGAATATTCTTGGGAATTGGCGTTGGGATGATGGTACCGTAACACGTAATGACTTTGTTTTACAAGATATGGCATCGGGTGATGTGCAAAAAAAATGGAACCCTGATGGGGATCAACCCTGGATGGATGATATTGCCAGTTTTAATTTTACCCCCGGGAATGCAGCCTTTAATGGTCAGTGGAGCTATGATTATGAAGGGATTACAAGGGCAAATTTGGCGATTAGCTATTTAACGGATATGGATGTAGTGGCTAAAGTTGGACTGAATGAAGCGCTTAGGGTGAGGCTTTTGGGAGAGGTTTATTTTTTAAGAGCCTTTTACTATTTTGACCTGGTCAATAATTTTGGTGGTGTTCCGCTGTTGTTAAAGCCACTTAAAAACTTCCAGGATGCTTATGCCGTAGCTAAAAGGGAGAGTGCAGAGAATGTATGGGCACAAATAAGTTCTGATCTTACCAATGCAAAAGGCCTCCTGCCGAATAGCAAATTTTCTTCTGATTCAGAAAGATGGCGGGCTTCTAAAGGCGCTGTTATGGCTTTGCAGGCTAAAGTGGCGTTGTATAATCAAAAATGGGCTGATGTAGTTTCAATCATCAATGAGATGGAAACGCTTAACTTCTATGACTTAAACACCAATTATTTCGACAACTTTAGGGTGGAGAGCGAATTTACGGACAAGGAAGTGATTTTTGCTTTTGATCATCAGTCGGGCAAAACTCCACCCGCAGGAAATGGTCTTTGTGCTTTATTGGATTGGGGGTTTATTGCGCCTACCGCTAATTTCTTAGCCGAATTTGAAACCAATGACCCACGACTTTTGTATACTGTAAATGTTCCTGATCATAATGTCAATAAAATTCTGGGTACATTAAATGGCACTCATAAAGGAAATGAAGATGCACCCGGCAACAAAATATACATTCGTTGGGCAGATGTGTTGTTGTGGAAAGCTGAGGCTTTAAATGAAACCGGAAGTACGGGAGACGCAATTATACTGATTAATCGAATCAGAGCCCGTGCGCGAAATACGGTAATTGCCACTGGTGGTACTCCTCCAGCCGGGACATTACCAGATCGTCCGGTATCTACCGACAAAGCCCAAATCAAGAACTGGTTGATTCATGAGCGAAGGGTTGAACTTGGTTTTGAGGGACAACGCTTTCTTGATTTGAAAAGATGGAAAATGGCAAAACAGGTTTTATCGGCTTTAGGCAAGAACTTTCAGGATTACAATTATTTGTATCCCATTCCTCAGGGAGAAGTTTCTAATTCCGGTGGTACAATTACTCAGAACCCTAATTATTAA